In the genome of Notamacropus eugenii isolate mMacEug1 chromosome 5, mMacEug1.pri_v2, whole genome shotgun sequence, one region contains:
- the LOC140508685 gene encoding olfactory receptor 52A5-like — MANETVFMPSLLLLIGIPGLEALQCWIGIPFCTMYVIAMVGNCLLLFIIRSESSLHKPMYLFLAMLGVTDIALSTCILPKMLGIFWFNLKDIHFEACLLQMWLIHTFQSIESGILLAMALDRYVAICEPLRHTTIFTPKLFTQIGVGVTLRAAILVAPCLVLIKCRLKHYKTIVISHTYCEHMAIVKLAVDDIRVNKAYGLFVAFTILGFDIIFITLSYILIFIAVFRLPQKEARLKAFNTCIAHIFVFLEFYLLVFFSFFTHRFGFQIPPYVHILLSNLYLLVPPLLNPIVYGVKTKEIRNGIIKMLYH, encoded by the coding sequence ATGGCCAATGAAACAGTCTTCATGCCATCCCTACTTTTGCTGATTGGGATACCTGGCCTGGAGGCTTTGCAGTGCTGGATTGGAATTCCATTCTGTACCATGTATGTCATTGCCATGGTTGGAAATTGCCTGCTCCTGTTCATCATCCGATCTGAGAGCAGCCTCCACAAGCCCATGTACCTCTTCCTGGCCATGTTGGGGGTCACTGACATTGCCCTCAGCACTTGCATCCTACCCAAGATGCTGGGCATCTTCTGGTTTAATCTGAAGGACATTCACTTTGAGGCCTGTCTCCTGCAGATGTGGCTCATCCACACATTCCAGTCCATAGAGTCGGGCATCTTATTGGCCATGGCCCTGGACAGATATGTGGCCATCTGTGAGCCCCTGAGACATACTACTATTTTTACCCCAAAACTCTTCACCCAGATTGGAGTTGGGGTGACATTAAGGGCTGCCATTCTGGTGGCTCCATGTCTTGTGCTTATCAAATGCCGTCTGAAACACTACAAAACCATAGTCATTTCCCACACCTATTGTGAGCACATGGCCATTGTAAAGCTAGCTGTTGATGACATCCGGGTCAACAAGGCCTATGGTTTGTTTGTGGCCTTTACCATCCTAGGCTTTGACATCATCTTCATTACTCTGTCCTACATTCTGATCTTCATAGCGGTGTTCCGCCTACCACAGAAAGAGGCTCGACTCAAAGCCTTCAACACCTGCATTGCCCACATCTTTGTATTTCTTGAATTCTATctccttgttttcttctcttttttcactcACAGGTTTGGGTTCCAGATTCCCCCCTATGTCCACATCCTTCTCTCTAACCTTTATCTCTTGGTTCCACCTCTTCTCAACCCCATTGTCTATGGAGTAAAGACCAAGGAAATTAGAAATGGCATTATTAAAATGTTATACCATTAA
- the LOC140508684 gene encoding olfactory receptor 52B4-like produces the protein MNMAITNITVISHTIFYLLGIPGLEDHHIWISVPFFISYIIAFLGNSLLIFIVVTDHSLHEPMYIFLCMLAAVDICLSNITVPKALAIFWYNSGGISLYGCITQLFFIHTTFIAESGILLLMAFDRYVAICYPLRYTMVLTPSVIIKISVAVFFRSLATIFPIIFLLKRLTFCKNNLLSHTYCEHIGLAKYACDNIQVNIWYGLFVLLITVGLDIILIAASYCMILHAIFHIPSKDARQKAFHTCGSHACVIFLFYIPGIFTVLVQRFGKHIPPHVHILMANVCMLAPPMMNPIIYGMKTKQIKNRVSHLLFHRPR, from the coding sequence ATGAACATGGCCATCACTAACATCACTGTCATAAGCCATACAATTTTCTATCTTCTAGGCATTCCTGGCCTGGAGGATCATCACATCTGGATCTCAGTCCCATTTTTTATCTCCTATATTATTGCCTTCCTTGGTAACAGTCTCCTCATCTTTATTGTTGTCACTGATCACAGCCTTCATGAACCCATGTACATTTTCCTATGCATGTTAGCTGCAGTTGACATTTGCCTCTCCAATATTACAGTTCCTAAAGCCCTGGCAATTTTTTGGTATAATTCTGGAGGGATATCCCTTTATGGATGTATTACTCAATTATTCTTCATTCACACAACTTTTATTGCTGAATCAGGAATCCTTCTGTTAATGGCATTTGACCGCTATGTTGCCATCTGTTACCCACTGAGATACACAATGGTCCTTACCCCCTCAGTGATTATAAAAATCAGCGTGGCTGTCTTCTTCAGAAGTCTTGCTACCATATTCCCCATCATATTTCTTTTGAAGAGGCTAACTTTTTGCAAAAATAATCTTCTCTCACACACATATTGTGAACACATTGGTTTGGCCAAGTATGCTTGTGACAACATTCAAGTGAATATCTGGTATGGTTTATTTGTCCTTTTGATAACTGTGGGACTAGACATTATCCTCATTGCTGCATCCTACTGTATGATTCTCCATGCCATCTTTCACATACCCTCTAAGGATGCTCGTCAAAAGGCTTTCCACACCTGTGGTTCCCATGCCTGTGTCATCTTCCTCTTCTACATCCCAGGAATCTTCACAGTTCTGGTCCAAAGATTTGGCAAACATATCCCACCTCATGTCCATATTCTAATGGCTAATGTCTGCATGCTGGCTCCTCCTATGATGAACCCTATCATATATGGGATGAAGACCAAACAAATCAAGAACAGAGTGTCTCACTTGTTGTTTCACAGACCAAGATGA